The Gallus gallus isolate bGalGal1 chromosome W, bGalGal1.mat.broiler.GRCg7b, whole genome shotgun sequence sequence aactccaggtgggacctttctctccagcagcagtatagAGAATattctttacatcctgttccGTCTGTACTGGCCTCAGGGCCATGACACGAGCTATCTCctgcttaatctgctcaaaagcctgctgctgttcaggaccccacataaaattattcttcttccGAGTCACttgataaagggggcttacaatgaggctatagtttggaacatgcattctccaaaagcccactatgCCCAAaaaagactgtgtctctttcttattagtgggcggagacatggcagtgattttgtcgatcacatctgctgggataTGACGacgcccatcttgccactttatacctaggaactgaatctcccaggcaggtcctttcactttgcttcgcttaatagcgaaaccagcactaagaaggatctggattacttgctctcctttctcaaaaacttcctctGTTGTATTGCCCCACACGATAATGTCGTCAATGTACTctaagtgctcaggagcacctcTGTGTTCCAGTACAGCttggatcaacccatggcaaatggttgggctgtgtttccaccccttGGGCAAATGATTCCaggtgtactgaatgtccctccaggtgaaagcaaactgtggcctacattccTTTGATCGCCAACCTCAGCTGCCTCGGAGCTGTCCCGTACCAATCAGCAGCGACCGACCGCGTGGTTCAAAGGGATCTTGAACAGTTCCTTCACTCAGGGAACCCCGGTGGCAACGAAGCAGACCGGCAGCTCTCGCGAGAGCAGCTGACACAGCGTGTGGGCGTTACCTGGGCAACGGCGGGAGATTTAAACGGGCTCCAAACCCGGAAGAAGCCCTTTGATCGCCGATGTCAGCTGCCTTGGAGCCGTCCCGAACTCAGCAGCAGCGACCGACCGCGTGGTTCAAAGGGATCTCGAACAGTTTCTTCACTCAGGGAACCCCGGTGCCAACGAAGCAGACCGGCAGCTCTCGCAAGAGTGGCTGACGCAGCGCGTGGGCGTTGCCTGAGCAACGGTACTGCATACACGCCCCGTGCCTTGAAAAAACCCTGAGGAGGACAGCGGCATGCTGCTGCCCACCAGAGACAGAAAGGAGGGGTCAGGTCTGTGAATCACATGGCTTCCTGTACAGTGCTGGTAAGTATTCTGCTTAGCTTAGCCATGGCTGCGCCCCAGTGGTAGGCTGCTGCCAGAAATAATGAGGTGACCCAGACAGAGGTCCCATACACTCACAAAAGAAAAGTGGCAGACAAGAAGACTGTGGAGACCCAGACTGAGGTCCCGCCCATGTATGTAAGAAAGGCTGTTGCTAAGAAAAATGAGGATACTCAGACTGAGATCCTAAAACAAGACGCTGGTGTGCAGTTCTTGGGCTGTAGTGAATGCCAGAGCCTGGTGCTACAGGCCCTTGCAGCGCTAGGTGAGGGAGGCAGCAATTGTGTACGATGTGACCAGGTAAACTACTTACTCAGACTTGTGGTCGACCTGAAGGATgaggtggagaggctgaggagcataAAGGAGTGTGAGAGGGAGACTGATTGCTGGTACCAAACCCTATCGGCCCCTAGATCTAGGCAGCCAGACGTGGCTCTGCACGGAGTAAGTCACCCCCTGCCGCCTTGCAATCAGGTGACAGAAGGGAACCAGCATGCAGacagtgttcctgctgcagtgaatCCTCTatcctctcctccccccaggAACAACAATGAAGAATTGGGGGATGTAGGGCAGTGGCATAAGGCCCCTGCTCGGAGATGCAGGCATGCCCTTCCAGTAAgtccccagcccccccagctgcccctgcaaAACAggtacagtgctctgcagggacaacTGGACGATGGTGGTGATGACGTTTCTCCCCAGTTGGTGTTGCTCCCGAAGTCTGACCAGTCCTTGACCAGCATTAAAACTTCATCAACTAGGAAAAAACAACGGGTCATTGTCGTTGGTGACTCTctgctgaagggagcagaagggccaATATGTAGACCAGACCCTCTACACAGGGAGGTCTGCTGCCTCCCGGGAGCCCGGGTTAAGGATGTGAGGAAGAAACTCCCTTCCCTGGTCCGGCCCACTGATTACTATCTCTTGTTGTTTCAGGTTGGTAGTGATGATTTAGGCAGAACTTCCCTAAGGActctgaaaaaggatttcagagcCTTGGGGAGACAGCTAAAGGGTTCAGGAGCACAGgttgtgttctcctctatccCTCCAGCTATAGGAAATAATGAGGGACTTGATATAATGGGCCAACAGATTAATACCTGGCTCAGAGCTTGGTGTGCCCGGCAGGGGTTTGGGTTCTTTGACCTTGGCTCTGTTTGCAACAGCCAGGGCTGGCCAGCGGCTGATAGGAGTGGCTTCTCCCACTGGTTGAGAGGGATCTTAAGACGGGAGTTGGGTAGGTTCATTCACAGAGCTgtaaactaggtatgaagggggTTGGGGGTGTAACTGGGGTTACTAATATGGAGCCCGAGCACAATGTCCCTGTGCTTGAAGAAGAGGGATGTGCTTGTAAGACCCCATGGTCTGGTGTCTTGGTGAAAAAGGAGGATGACTTACACCTTTGTAGGAAGAACACGAGGGCAGGTAtgaggttggtggctgtggaaaCACCTGAGTGTGGTCATGAGGGTATTAGGGTTACTGCCACTCGCAAGGAGACCAAGCTCAGGTGCCTTTACACCAGTGCACGCAGAATAGGTAATAAacaagaggagctggaggccattgtgTGTTCGGAAAGTTATGATATAGTTGCCATCACGGAAACGTGGTGGAATGACTCCCACAGCTGGAGTGCAGTGATGGAGGGCTAccagcttttcaaaagagacagaCTGGGTAGGAAAGGCGGTGGTGTAGCtctctatattaaaaaagactatgaatgtgtggaaattaatgatggtgatgatagggttgagagcatatggatcagaataaaagcaaaggccaacaAGACTGACGTTATtgtgggagtctgctacaggccacccacccaggatgaagaggtggacgAGAGGCTTTATAAacagttgggtgaggtctcTAGGTCACTCCCCCTTATTctggtgggggacttcaacttcccagacatctgctggaattatAATACAGCTGACAGGGAACAGTCCCggaggttcctagagtgtgtgggagataacttcctgacacagctggtgagggagcCGACGAGGGGAAGCAATATCCTGGACCTGCAGTTTGTCAAAAGAGAAGGTCTagtgggggatgtaaaggttggaggccatctggggcaaagtgatcacgagatgctagatttctctgTCCTTGTTGAACCAtagaggggagtcagcagaactgccaccttggacttccagagggtggacttcaacctctttaggaccatggttgagagggtcccttgggaggtagttttggagaccgtgggagcccaggaaggctgggaatattttaaggaagctgttttaaaggtgcaggacctGACCATCCCCATGTCACGGAAGATGAGCCAACAGGCAAGGAGGCCAGGCTGGCTGagcagagacctttggctggatctcaagaagaaaaggaaagtttatggtctctggaagagtgggcaagctacttatgaggattacaggtatgtagtgaagctgtgcagggagaaaattagaaaagccaaagcgcagctagaactgagcttggccactaaagcaaaggtaaacagtaaatgcttttataaacacattaacagcaagaggaaggctagggagaatctccatcccctgttggatgccgagggcaacctggtcaccaaggatagggataaggctggggtacttaatgccttctttgcttcagtctttaataataagacttgttactccctgggaacacagccccctgcactggtagatagggatggggaacagaataagcccttcatGATCCAAGATGAGATAGTTCTGGACCTGCTGagaaagctggatgcttacaagtccatggggccggatggactgcaccctagagtgctgagggagttggtggatgtggttgccaaggcACTCTCCATCATCTTTCGGCAGTCCTGACTAACCAGGGATGTCCCAGTGGAatggaaactggcaaatgtgacgcccatcttcaaaaagggccgaaaagatgatcctggtagctacaggcctatcagtctcacctcagtgccagggaaggtcatggaatggataatctcaggaaccatcatggaccaactaaaggtcaaccgggggatcaggcccagtcagcatgggtttatgaatggtagatcctgtctgacaaacctgatttcattctatgacaaggtgacccgcttagtggatgagggtcaagctgttgatgtggtctacctggacttcagtaaggcctttgacactgtcctccACAACAtcctcgtggagaagctggctgcccatggtctggaaGGGTGtacgctctgctgggtgaagaaccggctggatggccgggcccaaagagttgtggttaATGGAGCTGAATCCAGTTGACAGCCGGTCATGAGCGGTGTCCCCTAGGactcagtgctggggcagcttctgtttaatatctttattaacGATCTTGACGAGGagattgagtgcatcctcagaaagtttgcagacaacaccaagctgggagggagtgttgatctgccagaggggagaagggcactacagagggacctggatagagtggatcgatgggccaaggttaacggtatgagtttcaatagggccaagtgttgggtcctgcattttggtcacaacaaccccaggcaaccctacaggcttggggaggtgtggctggaaagctgcctgatggaaagggaccttggtgtactgatggacagttggctgaatatgagccagcagtgtgcccaggtggccaagaaggccaatggtatcctggcttgtatcaggaacggtgtggtgagcaggactagggaagtcatcctgcccctgtactcggcattggtgaggcctcacctcgagtactgtgttcagttttgggcacctcagtacaagaaggacatggaggtactggagcaggtccagagaagggcaacgaggctagtgaagggcttggaaaatcagccctatgaggagaggctgggggagctggggctgtttagcctggggaagaggaggctgaggggagaccttattactctcttccaatatctgaaaggtgtttacagtgagagcagagtAGGTCTcctctcactggtgacaggtgacaagacgaggggaaatggcctcaagttatgccaaggtaagtttaggttggatgttaggaaacacctctttacagaaagtgttattaagcactggaataggctccccagggaggtggttgagtcaccatccctggatgtgtttaagagccgtttggatgtggtactcAGAGAgatgatttagcggagggttgttagagttagggtactatggttaggctgcggttggacttgatgatctttgaggtcctttccaaccagagtaattctatgattctatgattctatgattccgtggccaatggaatggaaaagaaagcattagcaatgtcagtggtggcataccacttggctgcttttgactccagttcatattggagttctagcatgtccggcacagcagcactcagtgagggtgtgacttcattcaggccgcggtagtctaccgtcagcctccattctccactggctttatgcACTGGACATATGGAGCTGTTAAAAATTGAGTGAGTTTTGCTAATCACTCCCTAACTCTCTAGTTGACTAATCAACTTCAAAACAGGGAGCAAGGAATTCCTGTTGGTGcggtactgccgtctgtgcaccATTTTTATAGCAATCggtacctgttgctcttttactcatagcaatcccacaacagacagatcttctgataggccagACAGTGCAATCAActgtttaacaccttctgtgtctacagcagctattccaaaggcccacTGATTCCCCTTGGGATTcttgaaatgcccccttttgaggtaatcaataccaagtatacatggagcccctggaccagtcacaataggatgtttttgccagtctttgccaGCGAGACTTATTTCAGCCTTCAAcatagtcaactcttgggaacccccagtcaccccgtgaatataaattgattttgtccCTTGGTGTCTCGAGGGCATTAGGgtacactgtgcaccagtgtctaACTGTGCCTtaaatttctgtggttctgatgtgccaggccatctaatccacacagtctAATACACTCTGTTATCCCTTTCCCCCgcctggctgggggcagggcccctctacTTGTTACCTCCGTTGTCCTCCTGACTATTGCCATGTCCCGCATCAACTGGAGCAACCACCTTTTTGGAGAAGTTGGTGGTTGATCTATCTTCTAATTCTTTTACCcgtgcttgaagtgcagaagtgggtttcttatgccacttcttcatatcttcccAATGGTCACACAGGTAATGCCACAAGGCAAAACGCGATCCAGTCTTACTGTTGTCACTTGCTTGAACAGGAGGACGTCTCCTGTTGATAGCCAGTCTAATAGCTGAGATGTTGAATGATTCAGGTTGGCGTAGAGGGATTAAATGTAACTCGAAGTCTTGGAGTTTATTAACCAGTTCATTTATAAAAGGTCTTTCTCCCCCTCTGtcatacattgctgcaaatgtactggcatagctctctggtgcagtctttgtgaatatACGCCACATATGTGGTGTACAGCTGACGTTCTCATGATCATGCTCTTGGTCAGGCTCATCAGGAATGACAGTGGGGCtatgtaacatttccaccacggCGTGTTCTCTCAAATAACAGAAGCCTTTTTCCATAtcattccatttccttttctcaggcatCAGGTCATCTTTGAAGGGGTatctttctttcacagccaACAGCATCcacttccagagggtgaaggcctGGTTCCGGCATGTGCTAATACctctgtcaatggctgagtccctagcaatgccaccGAGCTGATGAGCCTCTCTACTATCTAGCAGCACACTGTCAGCCCCACTGTCCCAACAtcgaagtaaccaggtgacGATAGGCTCCTTTGGGTGGTGTGTGAAGTCTTTTCTCAGACCACGAATTTcgttcattttcaaagatctatAAGTAATGGTAATGATGTCTCGCTCACCTCCTGCACTTTCAGGACTCCTTGTTACTCTCCTGGGCGTTGGTGACCATGATCTTATTGAGGACCCCTCCCCTGGACTCAGGGGTGGTTCCCCTAGAACttggagctgctcctctggacgtctttcctcctcttcattcTGTTCTAACTGAGTCAAGATTcgttttgttttccatcctcttacaggggcaactgacataGATTCTGGTGCCTCTTGTggttgatcaggttggtcagtccCGATACTCTTACTCTCCAGCTCAGCTCGGAGTCTGTCTTGTTCAATTATGAGGGTATTTAATTCAGATTGGAGGGTGTCTCTTTCAGACTGGAGTGCGTCTCACTCAGGCTGAAGATTCTCTCTGTGGATTTGAAGACTCTGTTTGTCAACTAGGAGACTCTCTTCCTGGGCCTGAAGATTCTCCCTCTCAGCTCGGACTCTCTCCTGGAAACTCTCCTTTTCGGCTTGAAGACTCCCTCGCTCATCTAATACGGTCTCCTGGAgactttctctttcagcatgGACACTCTCCctctcaatttcagaaactctctccctctctgagatagtattaaataaggcccgataagcattagccaggcccctaatcatttgtgcctcctcagatctgcctaagccacaacatccctgtctcaaatatctgtttaggctctcaggatcttttaggtgttcaggagtaaagaTCCATGACACTGAACATGTCCATttctctaaagtctctcccaagcctctccacactccctgccactcagtattctctggctttggggaaggcttcttcttcataatattaaaaatacagctactgagtgaaataattacagtgacaaacagtgcattcagggagattaacattgtgatcagatgagcattcaaacaatccatGAAGGATTCGAAAGAGAGACTGGGAGCCTGcttcaaaatcacaagttctgtgaaattagcaGCTCTCTCTACAAactgatttaaaacagaaagcagaatcattttttttcccttcccctttacTAAAGATAGCAGTGCTCCAAGTTTACAAAACATCTCAAAATATTGGCAGTccgcctggactttcaaggtcaaatTTCCAGTAAGCATCTGCAGAAGAGATAAACTCTCCAACCAAGACTAAAGAAGCTctgagaggagagagagagagattcgttctaaaagctaaaaaaaaaaaaagcagcttatgCCCTCAGtctccaccaaaaatgtcaacggtttatgggctggtccggcccatttccgtgactagtggggtggaaggattttttttttgcaaaatccgcgcctctggaaaagggaaacaggggagccccccccaaaaaaaaaatttaaaaaacagtggcgacgatctgaggagaaacaaactaatttactaaatatagtatcggaatgcacgataacacactcTAATACAATATagttcaatataattgttaataaaatcaaatataattgagagaaggattgtccgagagctaaaggccttactctaatactgaagccttgtgtgcagccaggagcagcagcgagacgacCCGAAAGCGAGCGTGACGAGATAAGACGAcgacccaggtcaggtgacctacaggccttatatctgttcccctgagcaagAATGATAGCAGTACTCGAACAGacttctggggaacgtagtttttcttctcttctggacaagtacccggaactagagcatttgctctttaactcccagtacactgcacgatgttatgatgtggaatactgataaccaaaaatcataaaaccatgacagggagggaaaagagggaaatgtacagtgtcatggttttgtaactttgctattggtattccacatcataacatcatggacaaaagagaagaactacgtatcccagaggacctcacggtcagagaaggaagacacatcacggaagatacgtcatctggttgcgcgcggtgcttcttcactttcgcttgctgctgggagaggagtgggtgtgctttccaagccgggcgccttcatcaagtaaggctttcggtttcggaaactctctcactctctctctctctccctctctatcgctctttcgctctctctctccctcatttcatttggtttattatacttactcccaattagattgtattgtatcgtgtcatcttgcatcccaacatcatagttagtaaaataagttctccttcttagattgttgccaccgcttcgttttttcttgggaagtcaggggggaggggggcccgcaagcctactgcccccctgtcacgggcacagatctatctaggtaactccgtgacaattttggtggagaatgcgggcaagattcatctgaagctttaacgttagtaagaaaaaaaggatttcgttaggccagactgtgagactacaaagcattgctggtgctggtgtgaccttcatagattagattatagcctgggcagtccgccaaactccagacactgtaccgagtggttcccgtttgtttttttttctccttctcttcacccCCCCCTTACGTTAGCAGTTATCaactatgaggttgctctgtattgtcagagcactgtataagggattaaaagctattatgttccttgccagttaccggtctataattaaccttttcatgtcttgctgtggagttgtattcatatacaaccaagtaagggccctgatagaggcacctgtctggtggctttatgcaatgtggtataatttgaattttgagaccttCGAACCAGTTTCtaggcttccctctcagtttgttgaacgtttttcgaataccgagtcagtgctcatatttTCGTGCATATTATCGATATCTTTGaatatattcctcttcattcgtgctaagtggaaggagcctcctccaagaccagagaatgatgactggcaaggaatatggaaaggtttaggaagaatcttagaaccGTGGGGACCCGccgtgccatgggatttcacccctgaacatctgtgggatcccgagaaaatgagccagcatttgagtcaggggcaGTGCGGCTTAGGTAGATCAAAGGAGGCACGGctcatctggggcttggcttgtgcctaccgcgccctgtatagtactgttctggagagagacagtttccgagcggaggtgcGAGccgaagggggaaatctccaagtcagacctgatcagtcacaacagacaccagtaacagtgtcagtagcccctgtagaaggcaagaaatggaagcgggtgtcctcgcgtctagagcgaaaaaaggaagaagaagaagaagaggaagtggaagaggtggtagaggaagatccaggtgaggggacttcctcagaaccaagaaaagcaaaggcaaaaactaagaggcacgaagaggacagcgatgaagaggagatctctattactgttcgtcgacctctcaagatgtctgagatcctaagctcaagaaaggaatttgaacaaCGCCCAAATGAAACTGgtgtcacctggttgcttcgttgttgggatagtggggccagtagcttgtctgTAGATGGTAATGAAGCACGCCAATTAGGAGACATTGCTGGAGACAAATCCATCGACAGGgcaattagtagatgtttggatgaagctgcaaccctctgggaccaaatattaatagctgtgaaggaaaggtatccctacaaagaacttttgcagcctgcaaagaaaacgtggaatacaattgagaaaggtatccagtatttgagggaaatagccctggtggaaatgttatatgagtctaattttgctcctaatgatccacgccaaaaccatgatccggagagagtgaggacaacacctgaaatatggcaaaaacttacgagagcagcaccagacagatacgcccccacac is a genomic window containing:
- the LOC121108186 gene encoding uncharacterized protein LOC121108186 is translated as MSVAPVRGWKTKRILTQLEQNEEEERRPEEQLQVLGEPPLSPGEGSSIRSWSPTPRRVTRSPESAGGERDIITITYRSLKMNEIRGLRKDFTHHPKEPIVTWLLRCWDSGADSVLLDSREAHQLGGIARDSAIDRGISTCRNQAFTLWKWMLLAVKERYPFKDDLMPEKRKWNDMEKGFCYLREHAVVEMLHSPTVIPDEPDQEHDHENVSCTPHMWRIFTKTAPESYASTFAAMYDRGGERPFINELVNKLQDFELHLIPLRQPESFNISAIRLAINRRRPPVQASDNSKTGSRFALWHYLCDHWEDMKKWHKKPTSALQARVKELEDRSTTNFSKKVVAPVDAGHGNSQEDNGGNK